In a genomic window of Alligator mississippiensis isolate rAllMis1 unplaced genomic scaffold, rAllMis1 scaffold_177, whole genome shotgun sequence:
- the LOC132247417 gene encoding uncharacterized protein LOC132247417, producing MIAKYGVKWACQQGGERLQKDLDRVQGWANKNKMHFNTDKCRVLHLGRSNQQHTYKMGNSLVESTEAERDLEVIIDSKMNMGQQYEVTVGRANRTLSCIHRCISSRAKEVILPLYATLVSPQLEYCVQFWAPHFKRDVDNIERVQRRATHMIQGQQGRPYNERLWDLNLFSLHKRRLRGDLVTVYKLTRGDQKSLRETLFPLAPPRITRNNGHKLLESRFRLDIRKNYFTVRANRIWNQLPREVVLAPTLVVFKKRLDAYLAGVI from the coding sequence ATGATagcaaaatatggggtgaagtgggcatgtcagcagggaggggaaagactgcagaaagacctggatagggtgcaggggtgggctaacaaaaacaagatgcatttcaatactgacaagtgcagggtgctgcacttgggcaggagtaaccagcagcacacttataagatgggaaattcCCTtgttgagagcacggaggcagaaagggatcttgaagtcatcattgactccaagatgaacatgggccaacaatatgaggtcacggtcggcagggctaaccggaccttatcgtgcatccacaggtgcatctcaagtagggccaaggaggtgatcctccccctctacgcgacactggtcagcccgcagctggagtactgtgtccagttctgggcaccccacttcaagagggatgtggacaacattgagagggtccagaggagggccacccacatgatccagggacagcagggcagaccctataatgagaggctatgggacctgaatctgttcagccttcacaagagaaggctgaggggggacctggtgaccgtttataaactcactaggggggaccagaagagtttgagggagaccttgtttcccctagcgccccccaggataacaaggaataacggccacaagttgttggagagtaggtttagattagacatccgtaagaactacttcacagttagggcaaataggatctggaaccaacttccaagggaagtggtgctggctcctaccctggtggtctttaagaagcgactcgatgcctacctggctggggtcatttga